The segment ATGTATAAATTGGAGCAATTAGTGTTTCTGATGACAAACTGAAATGTTCATAGCATGAACAATACCGAATGTGTGTAATTTTGGTTTTAACTTTAAGTCACACACTAATCTctgttttcatttttcaatccTTGGGCTCACATGTCAGCAATGTTTGTACAAAATCAAGAGCGGTAAAGAAATGCTTCGCATTATTCACCAAATATCCTGCCTGTCATTTACTTGTGATTCAACATTATCGAGTATAGACAGAAAAACCTTAACATTTTATGGCTTGACTTTAGGAAGCTATGAATACATTGCAAAATTTTCCTTGCTGTAAATTGAACGACAGGTCAAATGCAAGATGCATTGAACTGTCACAGAACTTGCTcactttattaaaaaaattgaggaaatttattaaaaaaaactttGGCCTATGTCTAAAAAAAACTAGACCAACCTAGGAGGAACTAGGTGCcattttattaataaaatagACACCTAAATTCGCCTCAACAAGGACTTAACTTGGGTGGTCTAGGCATACATTCACACCCTCGATCAACTGAGCTAGGTCAGCTTCCTGCCCATTGTCTATATAATTGTGGTGAACTGGTAATACTTGCAAGACGCAACTTATGTAATTGCTCACCAGGGCTAAAAGTTCCTTGAGGAAGAAGAGCCATGACAAGGGCAGAAAAAGAAAGCACTGCAGCACTCATGATCTCCAAACGTTGAATCAGCCATTCAGTCGCTGCAAAATTATAGAAATATGGACCAGCATTCTTGTCAACAAGTTCCAAATTTTTCTCAAAGAAACGATCTTCTTCCTGGAAGGCCCTTATTGTTATAGCCCCTGCAATCGACTCGCCCAAGTGATTAGCCAGAGCAGATTTGGTAGTGCCATTGATCCTCATCAATTCCTTAGATGAGGCTAAATAATACCTCTGCATGATCAAGCATATGAGATTTAACATTTCAGTCAGCTAATGGTAATTATAAACGTAAGGCATTAATTGGTACATACATGATATAACAGCGAAACTGTAGCCAACAGAACCACACAAAATTACCTGCAATCTGATTGCCAAAACAATCATTGGCACAGAAACGAACAGAACTTGCCATGTAACAACAGCCAATACTCCTAGATTGCTATATGCATTTATGCCGGCACTAGCACTAAACATGAAGGCAAATGGAATGTCAAGGTCAACAATACTCAGATCTGAAGAAACCTGCATAAAAGAtttgcaagttcatcaataGAAAATCTCCAAGTATAAAATATAATTCAGTCACAAAAaaagtataaaaatagatttttggtttatcatattttttttctttttttctttctagttAGTTTAAAGAAGATTGTTTTATTGCTGGGAGATACATCCATAGTACAATTAATATGTAGCAGGTGCAAGTTGAACCCTGATAGGTTGGGTGACAAGTTACAACCACCCCCACTACCCAATATATCTCAAGGAGATTAACAATTTGTTTTAAGAATCCTTACCCGGCTAAGTACCCTTCCAAGAGGGGTAGAATCATAAAAGGACATTGGTGCACGGAATAATGAGTTCAGTAACTGAGAAAATAAGGATCTTGATGTCTTGACCCCAAGAATAACAACTACTAATGATCtaaatagcaagaagaacaccgTGAAGATTCCAATTGCAATGTACACAGAAGTCAACTTAAGTGTACTAACATCAGGATTCTCGACATTAGCAGCCATCCATGAATTCTGTGATATTTGGCCACATACAAAAACTATATGGCAAAAAATACCCAGAGAGGCATACAAGAAGCCTTTATTCTGACGCAGGTAGAGAATATAAGGCTTGAAACCAGTATCACCCATTTCTCTTTCTTCTGTCTTGATCAGTTGATCTGTTGGTGACGGCTTCACAGACTCTATGTATCTGCTTCCACGAATATCAATTGTCTCCTTCATCGATATTTCATTTGCTCTATGGGGGGGCACTTTGTTTAGATCTGAAACACCAATAGTGTCTTTATGGGCATTTACAAGGTTCTGAAATTCTTGACAATATGCCAATAGATCATGGTAAGATGCAGAACGAATAATTTCGCCATCTGACATTAACTGCCAAAAACAACCACTCGTTTGAGATGACATCAACAAAAAAATATGATCACTAAAATACATATAAATAAACATGGAGGGACTAATATCTTTGCATTGCTTTTTTTTCCTGAAGTGTTTCTTCAGTTCTGAAATTAGCAACTTATGATGCTTAATGAATGACATTTTTCATTTTCTATAACAATATGATTTGTAACAGAATAGTGTTCGATCATCATCAAGAAAGTTGAAACACTAAAATCATCTTAGGTGTGAAAGCATAAAGAGAGATTTGGATAACataagaaaacataccagaatAGAATCAAATACAGGCAGAAAATCTACTTGGTGGGTCACCAAAAGAACAGTCTTGTCTGATAGAGCTCCCATGACATATTCCTGTCAAACAAATAAAGTTTTTAAAAACAATCTATGATAAATATTGCAATTCAAAATTGTAGTTTGACACTTACATTAAAGAGACTTGTTGCTGTGTGGGCATCCACAGCGCTGAAAGGGTCATCAAGAAGATAGATGTCTGCATTTTGGTATAATGCACGAGCAAGCTGAACACGCTGCTTCTGACCACCACTAAGATTTACACCCCTCTCCCCGATTTGAGTACGGTCTCCATATGGCAACATTTCAAGGTCCTTTACTAAAGAACACGTCTCAAGTGTTTCTTGGTATCTTTGCGTGTCCATCGAAGACCCAAAGAGAATATTGTCTTGCACGGTTCCAGTTTGGATCCATGCATTCTGAGAAACATATGCTATTTTCCCGCAAACTTGGATCTAAAAATTTTAattcaaagaaaacaattaataTACTTTATTTTCTTAATTTAGTAATATCGTCAAGCAAAACTATAACAACTTTGTCAAACATAAGATACTGTTGTCGCAGGCTATATTTTGAGAAAGAAGTTAGAAACCAAGGTTCTGAAGTTTTTTGAAGAAAACTAAGGTTCTGAAGTGCACATAGCCATATTATACTGCTTAACTATATGTCAATTGCGTACCTGCAATTGAGTGTTAAGTTTATGAAGGTTACAAAATATTTTCCCAATTAAAAATACTATATACAGGTATCATTATCTAGGAGGAAACGAAATATATCATAAAAATTTACacctatatagttttatattccATAATGTGAAGATTATGAAATGCATACCGTGCCTTCAGTTTTCGGAACCTCTCCAAGAACTGCGGCCAACAGTGTTGACTTTCCTGATCCTACCTCGCCACATATTGCAACCTTCTGTCCAGCTTTGACTACCAAATTTATATTCTTTAGAGTTGGTTTTGACAGGTTCTCATCCCATGAGAAACTACAAGAGTTCATCACTATTGGATATTCATCCCCCACACAATATTTCTTCCTAATCTGTCCATTCATCTCAGGCGCATCAAGAAACTTTGTTATCCTGGTGAAAGCAACTTTAGCTTGTATCACAACTCCAATCACATCTGGTATCTGCCTAATTGGATCTTGAACAAGGCGCAGAGTGGCCACAAATGTGAAGACGTTGCTAGCATCAAGAGGAATTTTCAGAAGATAGCATGCCAGGAAGGTTGCAGCCGAAACCAAAATAGGTGATGTCCAAAACAGGAAACTGTTGTATGCTTTCCTAAGCTGGAATGCTGAAAGCCATTTGATTTCAATCTCCCTTAACCCCTCAATGACCTTCTTGAAATGAGTCTCCCATGCATAAAGTTTCAAGACTTTCATATGAATTAAGGACTCTGACATCGCCTTCAGTCTCACATCTTGTGCTCCCATAAGTTTACTCTGAAATTTGTGTTGCAGCTTGGCCAGTGGAGCATTGCAAGCTACAGTGACAATTATGACACCCAGTGATGCAATTGTAGCAAGACCAACTGCATTATACAGAATCACTAGAGCAATGCAAAGTTGGACACCTGTTGTCCACGTCTGATGGAACCAGTATGGGAATTCACCAATCCGGTAGGCGTCGACAGTGACATAGTTCATGATCTCACCGGAAGAATGCTTCAATTTTGCTGAGTTTGATAGCTGCTGTTGTTTCTTATAGATGGCAGCTGATAGGAATGACCGCACCTGGAGTCCTAACCTCCGAGTGCGGAAATACCACTGCCTCTGTGACAAAGATTCACCACATTTACAAATGAACATTGTTACAGCTAACACGTAACCTTCATACTTAAATGACCCTTTCCCAAGTGAAACATTGATGAATGCTTTCAAAAGCAATGGACCTGAAGATAATGCAAGAACCTTGA is part of the Sorghum bicolor cultivar BTx623 chromosome 10, Sorghum_bicolor_NCBIv3, whole genome shotgun sequence genome and harbors:
- the LOC8071355 gene encoding ABC transporter C family member 10, translating into MDFLKSSWTMGVCGSPFCSKQAVASCGWKDIFDSSTCTNHILSIGISTLITIVLALQLLVRVTKSRASARQQLVALSSPLQLAGVVLNVCLGLIYLGLALWMLWRNFSQHASVHLPHWWMVTLCQGFCLILVSFAFSIRAHFFGPKFLRVWSVMLAIYAGFICCSSVVHMVVDKVLTVKACLDVLFLPGALLLLVYGIWHVREDGDGGIESALYKPLNTETVDDGRADSQSHVTPFAKAVFFSVMSFWWLNPMMKMGYEKPLEEKDMPLLGPSDRAYSQYMMFLEKLNRKKQLQAHGNPSIFWTIISCQKSAILVSGLFALLKVLALSSGPLLLKAFINVSLGKGSFKYEGYVLAVTMFICKCGESLSQRQWYFRTRRLGLQVRSFLSAAIYKKQQQLSNSAKLKHSSGEIMNYVTVDAYRIGEFPYWFHQTWTTGVQLCIALVILYNAVGLATIASLGVIIVTVACNAPLAKLQHKFQSKLMGAQDVRLKAMSESLIHMKVLKLYAWETHFKKVIEGLREIEIKWLSAFQLRKAYNSFLFWTSPILVSAATFLACYLLKIPLDASNVFTFVATLRLVQDPIRQIPDVIGVVIQAKVAFTRITKFLDAPEMNGQIRKKYCVGDEYPIVMNSCSFSWDENLSKPTLKNINLVVKAGQKVAICGEVGSGKSTLLAAVLGEVPKTEGTIQVCGKIAYVSQNAWIQTGTVQDNILFGSSMDTQRYQETLETCSLVKDLEMLPYGDRTQIGERGVNLSGGQKQRVQLARALYQNADIYLLDDPFSAVDAHTATSLFNEYVMGALSDKTVLLVTHQVDFLPVFDSILLMSDGEIIRSASYHDLLAYCQEFQNLVNAHKDTIGVSDLNKVPPHRANEISMKETIDIRGSRYIESVKPSPTDQLIKTEEREMGDTGFKPYILYLRQNKGFLYASLGIFCHIVFVCGQISQNSWMAANVENPDVSTLKLTSVYIAIGIFTVFFLLFRSLVVVILGVKTSRSLFSQLLNSLFRAPMSFYDSTPLGRVLSRVSSDLSIVDLDIPFAFMFSASAGINAYSNLGVLAVVTWQVLFVSVPMIVLAIRLQRYYLASSKELMRINGTTKSALANHLGESIAGAITIRAFQEEDRFFEKNLELVDKNAGPYFYNFAATEWLIQRLEIMSAAVLSFSALVMALLPQGTFSPGFVGMALSYGLSLNMSFVFSIQNQCQLASQIISVERVNQYMDIPSEAAEIIEENRPAPDWPQVGTVDLRDLKIRYRQDAPLVLHGITCTFDGGDKIGIVGRTGSGKTTLIGALFRLVEPTGGKIIIDSIDITTIGLHDLRSRLGIIPQDPTLFRGTIRYNLDPLGQFSDQQIWEVLGKCQLLEAVREKEQGLDSLVVEDGSNWSMGQRQLFCLGRALLRRCRILVLDEATASIDNATDAILQKTIRTEFTDSTVITVAHRIPTVMDCDMVLAMSDGKVVEYDKPTKLIETEGSLFRELVKEYWSYTSNGNI